The following proteins are encoded in a genomic region of Ostrea edulis chromosome 7, xbOstEdul1.1, whole genome shotgun sequence:
- the LOC130048284 gene encoding uncharacterized protein LOC130048284, with the protein MQLEEIKKCIIHDAYQRPLCRTMMTMSIDIARCTESIDKLQEFCKRPKSIYFQDCFSVNCPGTSENKMNETEAILMSAFPKPKLGIFRQGVYEIPTSHCNMKQCMHQLQNCSTKEYNLHCSSKDSFRRYCHAKINAKRSIRLLR; encoded by the exons ATGCAGTTGGAAGAAATCAAAAAGTGTATCATTCACGACGCTTACCAGCGGCCATTGTGTAGGACAATGATGACGATGTCAATTGATATAGCACGATGCACAGAAAGCATTGATAAGTTACAGGAATTCTGCAAACGACCAAAGtcaatttattttcaag attGTTTTTCTGTCAACTGCCCAGGTACCAGTGAGAACAAAATGAATG AGACTGAGGCGATACTTATGTCCGCATTCCCCAAACCAAAGCTCGGCATTTTTAGACAAGGTGTTTACGAGATTCCTACATCTCACTGTAACATGAAGCAATGCATGCATCAATTACAGAACTGCTCTACAAAAG aatataatttacattgtTCGAGTAAAGATTCattcaggagatattgccatGCTAAAATAAATGCAAAGAGATCAATCAGATTGTTGCGATGA